The following coding sequences are from one Streptomyces sp. NBC_01294 window:
- a CDS encoding N-acetylmuramoyl-L-alanine amidase, translating into MAAPMSADRFIGALRNEGLTVVEVGAWRTHNRNHKGPWGPVHGVMIHHTVTRGTPYTVQLCREGHSALPGPLCHGVIAKDGRVHLVGYGRANHAGSGDSDVLAAVIAEKRLPPDNQANTDGNRHFYGFECENLGDGEDPWPAVQLDAVTRAAAALCRVHAWTARSVIGHLEWQPGKPDPRGFTMHSLRERIGERLK; encoded by the coding sequence ATGGCCGCACCCATGTCCGCGGACCGGTTCATCGGCGCATTGCGGAACGAGGGACTCACCGTCGTCGAAGTCGGCGCCTGGCGCACCCACAACCGCAACCACAAGGGCCCCTGGGGCCCGGTGCACGGGGTGATGATCCACCACACCGTCACGCGCGGCACCCCGTACACCGTCCAGCTCTGCCGCGAGGGCCACAGCGCCCTGCCCGGACCCCTCTGCCACGGCGTGATCGCCAAGGACGGCCGCGTCCACCTGGTCGGCTACGGCCGCGCCAACCACGCGGGCTCCGGTGACTCCGACGTGCTGGCGGCGGTCATCGCGGAGAAGCGGCTCCCGCCCGACAACCAGGCGAACACCGACGGCAACCGCCACTTCTACGGCTTCGAGTGCGAGAACCTCGGCGACGGCGAAGACCCCTGGCCGGCCGTCCAGCTCGACGCCGTCACCCGCGCGGCGGCGGCCCTGTGCCGGGTCCACGCCTGGACGGCCCGCTCGGTGATCGGCCACCTCGAATGGCAGCCCGGCAAGCCCGACCCCAGGGGCTTCACGATGCACTCCCTGCGCGAACGCATCGGCGAGCGCCTGAAGTAA
- a CDS encoding RrF2 family transcriptional regulator, translating to MRLTRFTDLALRVLMRLAVEDTDLPTTRDVAATMEVPYTHTAKVVARLQHLGLVEARRGRGGGLALTSAGRAASVGAVVRELEGEGDVVDCDGTTPCPLRGACLLRGALRRAQEAFFAALDPLTVNDLVAAPTGPLLLGISSRAPTGAAGP from the coding sequence ATGCGGCTGACCCGATTCACCGACCTGGCGCTGCGCGTCCTGATGCGCCTGGCCGTCGAGGACACGGACCTCCCGACCACGCGCGACGTGGCGGCGACCATGGAGGTCCCGTACACCCACACGGCGAAAGTGGTCGCCAGGCTGCAGCATCTCGGCCTGGTCGAGGCACGGCGCGGCCGCGGGGGCGGGCTCGCCCTGACCTCCGCCGGGCGTGCCGCCTCGGTGGGCGCGGTGGTGCGCGAGCTGGAGGGGGAGGGTGACGTCGTGGACTGCGACGGCACCACGCCCTGTCCGCTGCGCGGCGCCTGCCTCCTGCGCGGCGCCCTGCGCCGGGCCCAGGAGGCCTTCTTCGCCGCACTGGACCCGCTGACGGTGAACGACCTGGTGGCGGCGCCCACCGGTCCGCTCCTGCTGGGGATTTCGAGCAGGGCACCGACGGGGGCCGCAGGGCCCTGA
- a CDS encoding globin domain-containing protein has protein sequence MLSEKSTATVRATLPAVGAAIGDIAELFYTKLFAAHPELIRDLFNRGNQSSGLQQQALAGSIAAFATHLVEHPDTRPDVMLGRIAHKHASLGITREQYAVVHQHLFEAITEILGEAVTPEVARAWDEVYWLMAGALIAVEERLYAEQRVTAGDVWREWTVTGRVEETADCTTFRLTPADGAPAPAHRPGQYVSVQVELPDGARQIRQYSLTTSPGSPVRAITVKRVHGPAAIGPDGEVSHHLHTRVHAGDTLRVSAPYGDLVLEDSGAPVLLASAGIGCTPMLSMLEHLADTGHSAPVTVLHADRSPADHPLRGDHRALTHKLADASARFWYEEAAEPGDGRGRMDLSAVPVAPGTRAYLCGPVPFMRAVREQLIAKGVPARDIHYEVFGPDLWLASA, from the coding sequence ATGCTGTCCGAGAAGTCGACCGCGACCGTTCGAGCCACCCTGCCCGCCGTCGGCGCGGCCATCGGCGACATAGCGGAGCTCTTCTACACCAAGCTCTTCGCCGCCCACCCGGAGCTGATCCGCGACCTGTTCAACCGGGGCAACCAGAGCTCCGGCCTCCAGCAGCAAGCCCTCGCCGGCTCCATCGCCGCCTTCGCGACCCACCTCGTCGAGCACCCGGACACCCGCCCCGACGTGATGCTCGGCCGCATCGCCCACAAGCACGCCAGCCTCGGCATCACCCGCGAGCAGTACGCGGTCGTCCACCAGCACCTCTTCGAGGCGATCACGGAGATCCTCGGCGAGGCCGTCACCCCCGAGGTCGCCCGGGCCTGGGACGAGGTCTACTGGCTGATGGCGGGCGCCCTGATCGCCGTGGAGGAGCGCCTCTACGCCGAGCAGCGGGTCACCGCCGGGGACGTGTGGCGCGAATGGACCGTCACCGGCCGGGTGGAGGAGACCGCCGACTGCACCACCTTCCGGCTGACCCCCGCGGACGGCGCCCCCGCACCCGCGCACCGGCCCGGCCAGTACGTCTCCGTGCAGGTCGAACTCCCCGACGGGGCCCGCCAGATCCGCCAGTACAGCCTGACCACCTCCCCCGGCTCGCCGGTCCGCGCGATCACCGTCAAGCGGGTCCACGGCCCGGCCGCCATCGGCCCCGACGGCGAGGTCTCCCACCACCTGCACACCCGGGTCCACGCGGGCGACACCCTGCGGGTCTCGGCCCCGTACGGCGACCTGGTCCTGGAGGACTCCGGCGCGCCGGTCCTGCTCGCCTCGGCCGGCATCGGCTGCACGCCGATGCTCTCGATGCTGGAGCACCTGGCCGACACCGGGCACTCCGCGCCGGTGACGGTGCTGCACGCCGACCGCTCCCCCGCCGACCACCCACTGCGGGGCGACCACCGGGCCCTGACCCACAAACTGGCCGACGCCTCGGCCCGGTTCTGGTACGAGGAGGCGGCGGAGCCGGGAGACGGCCGGGGCCGCATGGACCTGTCGGCCGTCCCCGTCGCCCCGGGCACCCGGGCCTACCTCTGCGGGCCGGTCCCCTTCATGCGGGCCGTGCGCGAGCAGCTGATCGCCAAGGGCGTGCCGGCCCGCGACATCCACTACGAGGTGTTCGGCCCGGACCTGTGGCTCGCCTCCGCCTGA
- a CDS encoding 1-aminocyclopropane-1-carboxylate deaminase/D-cysteine desulfhydrase — MTHPELLPRPPSPLALAADERFTAHGVRLLLKRDDLVHPELPGNKWRKLAPNLRAALEAGHDRLVTFGGAYSNHLRATAAAGRLLGMDTVGIVRGEELAGRPLNDSLARCAADGMRLHFVARSDYRRKAEPEVLARLLDGAGADGAYVVPEGGSNALALTGCADLGRELRGAADVVAVACGTGGTLAGLAAGLGPGQRALGVPVLAGGFLAAEIRSLQLAAFGGPAGEWDLAEGFHHGGYARVPAALEAFAAGFESRHGLPVERIYVAKLLWALTELTASGAFPRGTTLAAVITGRP, encoded by the coding sequence GTGACCCACCCCGAACTGCTGCCGCGTCCGCCGTCCCCGCTCGCCTTGGCGGCGGACGAACGGTTCACGGCACACGGGGTACGGCTGCTGCTGAAGCGGGACGACCTCGTCCATCCCGAGCTGCCCGGCAACAAGTGGCGCAAGCTCGCGCCGAACCTGCGGGCCGCCCTGGAGGCGGGCCACGACCGCCTGGTCACCTTCGGCGGGGCGTACTCGAACCACCTGCGGGCCACCGCGGCCGCCGGCCGGCTGCTCGGCATGGACACCGTCGGCATCGTGCGGGGCGAGGAGCTGGCCGGGCGGCCGCTCAACGACTCCCTCGCGCGGTGCGCGGCCGACGGGATGCGGCTGCACTTCGTGGCGCGGTCGGACTATCGCCGCAAGGCCGAGCCCGAGGTGCTGGCGCGGCTGCTGGACGGGGCCGGGGCGGACGGGGCGTACGTGGTGCCCGAGGGCGGCAGCAACGCCCTCGCGCTGACCGGCTGCGCCGATCTCGGCCGCGAGCTGCGGGGCGCGGCCGACGTGGTGGCGGTGGCCTGCGGCACCGGCGGGACCCTGGCGGGGCTGGCGGCCGGGCTGGGCCCCGGACAGCGGGCGCTCGGCGTACCGGTCCTGGCGGGCGGTTTCCTGGCCGCGGAGATACGTTCCCTCCAGCTGGCCGCCTTCGGTGGCCCGGCCGGCGAGTGGGACCTGGCCGAGGGCTTCCACCACGGCGGCTACGCGCGGGTGCCGGCCGCGCTGGAGGCCTTCGCCGCGGGCTTCGAGTCCCGCCACGGGCTCCCGGTGGAGCGGATCTACGTGGCCAAGCTCCTGTGGGCCCTGACCGAACTCACCGCCTCCGGCGCGTTCCCGCGCGGCACCACCCTGGCCGCGGTCATCACCGGCCGGCCCTGA